The window AACAAggatgtcaaatttggactcgtctgaccatacaacacttttccactttgaaacattttaaataagccttggcccacaggacacaacgGCGTTTCTGAACCATGTTCACaaatggcttcctttttgcgtgatagagctttagttggcatctgcagatggcacggcggattgtattccacaatctttttacgcactctttcacagctttgcccatctttacttctgagagactctgcctctctaagacatcccttttatagctaatcatgttacagacctgatatcaattaacttaattagttgttagatgttctcccagttgaatcttttcaaaatgtcttgctttttcagccatttgttgccccatgccaacttttttgagacctgtagcaggcatcaaatttgaaatgagctcatttagtggatacaagtgtaaaatttctcagtttacacatttgttatgttatctatgttctattgtgattaaaatattggctcatgtgatttgaaagtcttttagttttcattttattcaaataaaaattaaaaaaaatgtcccaacatttcTGGAATTGGGGTTGTATTACAGTTTTCACTGTATATAGTAAAATaccaattaacacatttttaccatagcatttttacattttttttttacagttaaaattaagataattttggtaacactttagtatagggaacacatataaactattaactatgacttttccctcaataaactcttaatttactgcttattaatagtaagttagttgttaagtttaggtattgggtaggattaagaatgtagaataaggtcatgtagAAAAAgccattaatatgtgcttaataagtactaataaagaaccaatattatagtaatatgtATGCTattaagcaactagttaaaagaccctaaaataaagtgttaccataatttttaacagtgtacattatgaattcatttaaaaactcaGTTTAACAGCTGCTATAGTAGAGCTGCACTGTGCTTCAGTGTAACCTTCTTTTAATATCAAAAGTGGAACACATGGGCAGAGAAAGAAAAATACCACCTGTTACTGAAAGGACTTGCTCCAAATTTGCTGATAAATTTAGCAACcactttttttaatctttcttACTTTGAGATCTAATGTTCAATCAATGCAATTTTTCTCATGCATAACAGACATATTTAATGAAGAATGCAAAGTATGTACTGCACCAAACTAGTTGATAGACTGGTTGGTTGTAATAACAAGCTGCTCACATGTAAAAGAGTAAAAAGAAATCCTGTCTATAAAAGGAAGGCTGTTAATTAGAGAAGAGACAGTGATTTGGTGCAAGTCATTGTGCTTGGCATAGCACTTTAAACCTGTTCTACACTGGAAAACTACAGTGGTTATTTCTTAAATCGTTTAGAGAAAGCCCTGTATAGTGTTTATTAAGGTAAGATGAAAtaatcattgttttatattGACTTTAACATCACAGTGATAAAGTGAAGGGTATGCATTGTATGTGTGTCacataaataaaatgtcttttgCATTTATGCTGTTATTTAAAAGTCATGCACTCTGTGTAGACTAGGATCATAAATATTAGGCCACATTTCAGTCATTTGTAATGATTAAAATTAAGCAGGCTCTGGTATTATGTGACTAAAAAAGGAATTTTATCCTTTCCAGAACTGAAATACCATCTTGCTTTCAATATGGCTAGATTTTGATTATATAACAGATAAATATAGTAGATAGAACGTAGATAAAACATAAAGTAAATGGAGTAgcagtatttatttgtttaaatattcATGCTCCTGTCTAAATGTGTTTTTCATCATATAGCATGAGTAGTTTGCCTCATGAGAGTTGTTCATGTAATAGTGTTTTTATAGCCTCAAGAGAAAGGTGTGTTTTAGTTTACATGTGAAGCCATAGGGCATCACACCCAAGCAGCCTCCATTCTCCTGCATGCTTTTaataacatttcattcattcagaGGACACTTATACAGAATGAAGtgtgagaaataaaaacaacatacaGCACAGAAGTGCCATCTGACACAGAAGGTTGTAAGAGGTGTGGAGTTCAGAAAAATGTTTCATAAGTGCAAGAAATCTTCTGAAAAGAGACTTtcatgtaacattttttaaaaatgagacATGCGGTATGTGGATTCTCTGAATTGATCCCCATGATTTTTCTGCAAATTGAGCTCCTGGTCTTGAGCTCCATAGAGTTgctaaaaaattataatctGTGTGAAATCTCAGGAGAAAACAATAGCAATAGATTTGCAATAATATAGTATgtacaatataatttataatactgTAAGCTAATATTCAGTGTGAAACAAGAGAATGACAGAATCTGACCATATGAAATTTTCCATCACTTTGCTTCTGTCTCGCAGTGTTATGGATGTTCTTCTCACACTTCTGATTCTTACTGTCTCTCTACCAACATGTAAGTattgttaataattttattagctCTGACACTAAAGGGTTAATTCTCCCCAAAATGAAAttcctgtcattaattactcacccttatgtcattccacacccataaaacctttgttcatcttcagaacacaaattaagatatttttgatgaaatccaagaggttttttttttttaatcttgcaTAGAAATAGCatcaaaggattagttcactttcaaagaaaattttcctgataatttactcacccccatgtcatccaagatgttcatgtccttctttcttcagtcgaaaagaaattaaggtttttgatgaaaacattccaggattattctccttatagtggacttcaatggactccaaacggttgaaggtcaaaattacagtttcagtgcagcttcaaagggctttgaacaataccagacgaggaataagggtatCTAGCGAAacgtcattttcgaaaaaatgtaaatgtatatgctttatataaacaaatgatcgccttccaagtgttTACGCTAAAACCGcattttcgtattcttcaaaaagcttacaaaAATGCGGTTTTGGAATGTTTTTGTCACAGAGGCGAACTCCGTGACTCCCTCCTCTGGCCATCGGAGGGAGCCCTAACCTGAGTACTAACATTtacacactacatttcccataatcctctgCCTTGGACTAATTATCCGCCAGCTGCAACTCATCtactggactataaaggactcaccaTTACGCCACCCAGACGCAAAGTCTTGTATTGCCGTGgtgtacaattctgagcgttatctatctatctatctatctatctatctatctatctatctatctatctatctatctatctatctacctacctacctacctacctatctgtctatctatctatctatctatctatctatctgtctgtctgactgattCCCCTTGTTGATCCTGCTGTTTACCGTTTACAAACCTTTGCTGCCTGTCTCTGACCTGTGCATTGTCTCCTGTTCTGCGAGTGTTATCTGCCAGTCCTGACCTTAGCCTGTCCCAGTTTACGATTCTGCCTGCCCTGTGTTATACCTGTCTGCTCCTGAtttaccctgcctgtacgaccacgctatTGTCtaataaagcatgcaaatggatccctgcctgaATGACCATTCATTacagttttcatcaaaaaccttaatttcttttcgactgaagaaataggacatgaacatcttggatgacatgggagtgagtaaattatcaagaaaatgCTATTTGAAAGTggatatatatattctatatatatatatatatatatatatatatatatatatatatatatatatataattatatatatatatatatatatatatatatatatatatatatataattatttacatatataaaaaaatcttgctACAAATTCTAACAATCAATGTATTCCAGTTGCTTTGTTTTattactttgttttgttttgtttttttaaaaaaaaagcatgtctaaatTGAGATAAATCTTGTTAAATCATGTATATTACCTGCTGTTGGATTTTGAAAGTCAGGTGAATtccaaaaataaagtaaaataaagtttgatttaaaaataataatttgactATTATTAGGTACAATTGTAATCAGCATTATGCTTAATTACAGTTTGTGTGTTCGGTAAAACTATCCTTTTTTGTCACCCTTTTCATTTGTAATATGTTTTCCTGTACTGTGACCTTCACATAATTTAGCACTCTAACAGTATTATCTTCTCTGTAGTGCAtctgtacagtataaaaaactTGTTGCAATTTGAGGACATGATCGAGTGCACAATACCGAACAGTTCACCAGTGCTGGACTTTGCAGACTATGGCTGCTTTTGTGGTTTTGGTGGTCAAGGGTCGCCAGTTGACCAGCTCGACCGGTGAGTTGATTTTATTGTGGGAATGTGTTACAGtattttaatggtgcttatttttaattattttttgtaataataatgttCCCTCTATAATGACCTGGTAGGTGTTGTTTTACCCATGATGACTGCTATGCCAAGGCAAAGATTCTTCAGTCCTGCACGTCATTGTTTGACAGTCcctacacaaacacatatgACTACCAGTGTGATAAGATTACCAGAACAATCACATGTCTGGGTGAGTGAAAATAAATCCCAGGATTCCATCCCATATCAGTGATTCCTAAAAGGCCAAAAGAGACAACCATTTTCAAACCTGCTTGTCTTATTTAGGGTCACAAGAAATATGTATCATTATAATCTATATTGCACGAACTTTTAGGCCTATTTATAGtgttttcttctctattgtgacaTGTATCCAAATGAAACAGCTTCTCTAACAAGATAAAAATGTAGGATTTTGTCCATCAGTAACTGATTGAATCATTATGGTTTGCCATTgttgtgatctcatgtgagtgacaggttgccccacccttcatcagagaagagaagagatgtcgctgcaagagggaggagaagtgaaatttaaaaaataatgatatgcactgataaataatttataataatgctgcaatattccatccaaaaacaagaattgtccattttaattttagttccTGAATGAACCAACGTTGTTGAACAAATTGTTTGAGTGAATGACTTACAAGTTCCTGAATAAATCAGCATTGTTGAACGAATCAGTTGATTCATTGGCTCACTCATAATAATAGTACACATACTGGCCTAACATATAAATGCAGAAAGACTCAATGAAAATCCCTACCACTAATACACAGGCTATCAATCTCTTTGGAATAAAAACAGACAAACGAATGATGATATAAACCATGGAAAACCCCAGAACTAACTGTTGTATATGTTCACATTTACAACCTGACTAAAATATAAGGCTGAGGTTGTGTGATATCATTAACTAATAGTAGACAATAGATAAGTATGAAAGTGTTATTTcgttgagatactattatacagtgcatagcataaatgagtacaccccctctgaacaaatacaaaatatgtattttctttatgatcactaatacaattaatggaaagatggcaaaactaaactGTATTAatcaaatacataataaaaactgagaaatatatgctattaatagccataaaatagcCAGTAAATTAGCcagttttgtttaaattaaggattgcagaaatgagtacaccctagatttaattcaacaaatgtataatattctagcacttatgccctccataattttgaatatactgctctgaccatTCTTGGCAcagagtgtacaagttcatgacaaattgtcacatctgtcctgtttaactcctggatgatgagctccttaaatgccctgatttTTAATGGGGAGTTTTGCTTAACtcatctctacagaatcccccacaggcgcttaagagtgttaagattgattcatgacagcattgataaagcacaactccctcacaccttcagcactcatacatccctatataagagctttactaccactgaactttactgtgggaaccaggcacttctcactgtactcctcctctagcaacaccataacatttggATGCTGTTCCAAATGATtgaaatgattgatttggtctcatgagaccagagtattgattcccagaatctatattttgtaaatatgggctttggaaatggctaactgactttattgtgctttggctacagtaggtagttccagtgagaacaacaaccatgcatgtcatttctgcaggctgcatcttactctgtgagataaacagtcactcttttcatagcttttgctggctctgagacactcgcttggtatttctcctgctctttgtctagcaaaaattCACtcaatgaaagcttaaaatgaaggcctgattaatTCAGGGGctttgtcacaagtccattgtttttgaatttctgtgttacctTTGCAATTTTTCacaattaaaacaatgaattggtaatcctcttgtaccactgtcctcttttgtgctaagaaataagtctcctgcagttctctcccaagtggtgccattgttgtcagcattaagtctgagaatgattcagtgggctatataacacttttaattgtcaagaaatgacttctctttaaatgttttggttcaacatacttacctgttgatcaaacattgccttaaacaaacaccagaaaatttttattttgttttatttagtaacttttaggggggtgtactcatttttgctacacaacattttatcaccttgataagaaaatcttattttcctgaataattttgacatgcttctttggtaattgattaagcagacttgctggaaattatatctctaaagatTTATTctctgactttcagaagtttcagagggggtgtactcatttatgctgtgcatcCATTAATCCATTAATTTCATCCTCTGGCTAAATGGTACTGATTCCTTGGTTGAAGAAGTTAAAGAGGACAATTCAACCCTCATCCAGTCCCATCCTGTAAGTGTTTGGGCTCTCCAACTCACCCCAAACCTGCAACCAAATCCTCCACATCTCTAAACATCAGGACCATCTCATCCACTCCAGGATTCAGCCAAGAGACAGTTCCAGAATGCTCTCCAGAGTCCGCTTCAGCCCCAGAGTCCAGTCATAAGCCAGTTCCAGCCTCAGAGTTCAGTCCCAAGTCTGCTCCAGCCCCAATGTTCAGTTATAAGTCCATTCCAGATCCAGAATATACTTCA of the Megalobrama amblycephala isolate DHTTF-2021 linkage group LG12, ASM1881202v1, whole genome shotgun sequence genome contains:
- the LOC125280061 gene encoding phospholipase A2-like isoform X2 translates to MDVLLTLLILTVSLPTLHLYSIKNLLQFEDMIECTIPNSSPVLDFADYGCFCGFGGQGSPVDQLDRCCFTHDDCYAKAKILQSCTSLFDSPYTNTYDYQCDKITRTITCLGCPTLHQRREEMSLQEGGEVKFKK
- the LOC125280061 gene encoding phospholipase A2-like isoform X1, whose translation is MDVLLTLLILTVSLPTLHLYSIKNLLQFEDMIECTIPNSSPVLDFADYGCFCGFGGQGSPVDQLDRCCFTHDDCYAKAKILQSCTSLFDSPYTNTYDYQCDKITRTITCLASNDDCDMFICQCDKAAAECFAQSPYNASNNHLPSSVCSSASREISSFIITLVAFTVTLTICYSNKIPCNQ